In the Actinomycetota bacterium genome, CGCCTGCCGCCCATCTTTCTCCTCGGCCTCCTGCTATGTCCCCGACGGGTCGTGAACGCCCGCCCGTTGCCGCTCACACCCACATCTCACCCACGGACCTTCACCGCGGGACCCGGGCCTCCGCCGTGCCTTGGGTAGCAAGGCCGAGCGCTATCATATGTGCACATCCCGCCGGTGCACGCGGCCCGATCGGGGACCCGGCTCGAGGGGGCACGCATCCCTGCGGAGCGCGGGGAAGTCCATGAGATGTCGCATGGATTATAAACGCGGGGGCTCATTTTCGGAAGACATACCCGCGCGGCGACGGGAGGCCGGCACGTGCGCGCGTCCGGGTGTCTTCAGATGTCCGCCCGCTGTTCCGCCAGGATGTCGTCGTTGCGGTCCACGAAGGTGAAGAGCAGCGGCCCGCGGGGCTGAAAGGCTTCCCGCTCCGCGACGACCAGGTGGTAGGGGCTGGTGAGCACCTGGGCGTTCATGCTTCCCGGCTCCGGCTCCACCAACTCCAGCTCCACCCGCACCGCCGAGCCCTCCTGGCAGACGCGGGTTATGGAGACGGCAAACCCCCCCGTGTCCCTGGGCCCTAGCATGGACACCAGCACCACGCTGCGGGAGAAATCCACATCCTCCACGGGTTCCTGGAAGCGGGCTAGGGAGACCAGGCGCTGCAGCTCGTCCGTGTCCGTGATCACCAGGCACTCCGGCATGGCGTTCTCCGCCGCGGGCACCCCTTCCAGGCGGCCGTACTCGCTGTAGACGCCCTGAGCCAGGGTGCTCACCGCCACCTCCCTCGCGGGCTCCAGGCCGACCAGGCCGCCTTCCTCCCCTTCCCGAGCTCCCCGCCCGGCGCATCCGGGCACGAGGAGTGATAGCGCGAGGACGGTCGAGAAAAGGATCATGCCCGCGGCACGGCGCATCACTCGGTCTTCGCAGCCCATCTCCAACACCCCTTCCGATACACGCCGCCTGCCATGCTGCCGGTCACGCCTCCCAGCAATACCATTATAGCGGTTCCGGGCGGACCGCTGGCGCGTGGAGGCATCGGTCACAAGTTCTCGTCGTGGAGACAAGTTGCCGGGAGGACCGCCGGCGCATAGAGGCGGCGGTCCCCGCGGGACGGGGCGCCCGGCGCCGGGGCCCAGCGGAAGCCTCCTTCCGCATGCCGCGCGGGGAATGGCGGGGCGCGCGGGCGGGAGCGCGAAAACGGAGTGGAGACGCCCGGCGGGAGCCCTCCGGGGAAGCGGAGAACAGACCCCCGGTAAAAGTCCCGGCGTGGGTGTTTAACCTTACCGATCGGGTATATAATAGTATGGCCGCCGCGCGGCGGACACCGGGCGAGGGAAAGGCAACGGCAGCATCTCGGCGTGTCATCCCGGGCCCGGGCAAGGGCAGAGCAGCCGTGGGGGAAGGTCCCCCGAGTCGAGGAAAGGAGAGGGTTTATGGCGGAATTAAGGTTTGACGATCGCGTCGCAGTAGTGACCGGGGCCGGAGGCGGCCTGGGTAGGGAATACGCCTTGCTCCTTGCCAGCCGCGGGGCCAAGGTCGTGGTGAACGACCTGGGCGGCGCCATGGACGGCACCGGCTCCGGGACCACCGCCGCAGAGCAGGTGGTGAAGGAGATCAAGGACGCCGGCGGGGAGGCCGTCCCCAACTTCGACAGCGTGGCGGACTGGGAGAGCGCCCAGAACATCATCAAGACCGCCATCGACGCCTACGGAAAGATCGACATCCTCATCAACAACGCCGGCATCCTGCGCGACAAGAGCTTCATCAAGATGGAGATGGAGGACTACGAGAAGGTGATGGCGGTCCACCTGGACGGCACCTTCTTCTGCAGCAAGGCCGCCTTCCCCTACATGAGGGAGAACAACTACGGCCGCATCATCTCCGCCTCCTCCGCCGCGGGCGTGTACGGCAACTTCGGCCAGGCCAACTAC is a window encoding:
- a CDS encoding protease complex subunit PrcB family protein, producing the protein MGCEDRVMRRAAGMILFSTVLALSLLVPGCAGRGAREGEEGGLVGLEPAREVAVSTLAQGVYSEYGRLEGVPAAENAMPECLVITDTDELQRLVSLARFQEPVEDVDFSRSVVLVSMLGPRDTGGFAVSITRVCQEGSAVRVELELVEPEPGSMNAQVLTSPYHLVVAEREAFQPRGPLLFTFVDRNDDILAEQRADI
- a CDS encoding SDR family oxidoreductase, whose protein sequence is MAELRFDDRVAVVTGAGGGLGREYALLLASRGAKVVVNDLGGAMDGTGSGTTAAEQVVKEIKDAGGEAVPNFDSVADWESAQNIIKTAIDAYGKIDILINNAGILRDKSFIKMEMEDYEKVMAVHLDGTFFCSKAAFPYMRENNYGRIISASSAAGVYGNFGQANYGAAKMGIVGLMHVLKQEGAKYNIMANVIVPIAGTRMTATVLPPNLVEMLKPEYVAPMVVWACHEKCTFSGYTFVAGAGYFSRTAFMEGPGVFINPTEGITLEKIDENIEKIVSLEGAQTFGSATEQTGYALSKLNLG